CGTCTGAAGGTGCCTGCGGTGTGTCTCCCATGAGTGGAAAAGTCTGTCTGTAGGAAGAGGGAAAAACATGCAGAGAGGGGGagatgaaggagagggagagaagggtggagagagagaccTGAAGACACCTGAGTCAGTTAAACTATAAACCAACTCCATCACTGTCCTCCCCTATCACATGAGCCCCCAAAAGTCCCTTTCCTTTAAGCTGTTTTAGGTTGAATTTCGGTCACCCACAAGCCAAAGAATCCTGCAAAATAGAACCGCCTTTCAGAAAATCTCATCCTGACCCACAGGAATTGGCTTCGTCACACcctgtcccagccccaccccctggccCGAGCAGTCAGTTTCTTCCCTGAGTCATTCAGTCCAGGGTGACTTTCTGGGAGCTTCAGCAAGTACTCCCCCATGGTTGGTGGCACCCCAAGTTCCAGGGAGTCCAGGAGGGGAGGGTTCTGGACTCCATCCCATAGCTCCATTCTGATGGGGTGGGACCTTGAAACTGGGTCCCCACCACACGGCATCCCATTGGTGTGATCTATGTGTTTACAAGTCCCCAAAGTACTGCCAGGGGCCTTTTGGAtaaacccccccacacacatctcACAAGGATAACCATGATTTGTAGAAATAGTATAGTCAGAGCCTCCAAGCAGAAAAATGGAATTTCTTTATTGTTATAATTTCAAGGCTTCTCCCCACAAATCCAGTTAGTCATGAGATTCTGCAAAGCAGTATTTAGCGCCTCTCTTTCAACCCTCATATTCTAACTCCTTCCAATTTGTGCCTTTTTAGGAAATGGGTCAAAAAAAAGAGACTGCTACTGGGTCAGTCCCTCTCTGCTCAgcacttcctcatctgtaccaCACAGACATTTCcccttgaattctttttttttttttttaaactacttatttatttggctgtgccggctcttagttgcagcacgcaggatcttcgttgtggcatgtgggatcttttagttgaatctttagttgcggcatgcaggctcttagctgcggcatgcgggctctagttccctgaccagggaccgaactcaggctccctgcactgggagggcggagtcttaaccgctggaccaccatggaagtccctccCCTTGAATTCTTAAAAGGACCCTCTTCTCTACATTTCCATctaaggaggagaggagggagcccTTTTTCCCCTTCCGTGGTTTTTAATGCCTGCAAACTCTTCCTTGGAGTGAATTACTTCCATTTACATAACCATTTCCCTATTATGGGACACTGGGTAACGTTCAACTTTCAACTCTTAAAAGTAAcaccgtgggcttccctggtggcgcagtggttgcgcgtctgcctgccgatgccggggacccgggttcgcgccccggtccgggaggatcccacatgccgcggagcgcacTGCAACGAACACCTACGAGAAGAAATCTTTTCCACGTGTAGCTTATTTCCAGGAATAGATTTACCAAGGCGACAGGGAGGATGTTCGGTACATATTGTTTTGGgacactaaaacaaacaaacaaaaaacccaaaacaaaaaactgaagatgCAAATAAGAGTCCCCACTGAGAAGAATGGAAAGGGATTAGGTGGAGTGTTCAACAccccaaagaaaataatagtaggCAGGGCAAGTAGCCAGAAAGGCACCTCCTCCGTTGTCGGACTGAAGTTAGATCTGTAAGCAAAATAGCGCTGCCAGATAAGTGTGTGGTTTTCCCATTATTCAAAGGACAAATGCTTCAATTTCCTTTGACACCTCTAATTGGGTACCAGAAGCCAGGTAGTTTTTATCTCAACCCTGTCTTCCAAAATACAAGTAAGTCTCGTGGTAGGGTTAACACGCAATCTTATATCTGAGGTATTGAAATGATCACCTCGTCCTGCCTCTTTCCTACAGCCACCTCCAGCCTGCTCTGAGCTTCCTTTACAGGGAAGGAAGGTGGCCTCCttgctggcctccctgcctccagctttGCCTCAGTTTAATCCGTGGACCATTATACACCCAGACGAATGTACTTCAATGTCGACTTTGGTATTTCACGTCATTGCACACAAATTTACCAGAGAGCTGCTAGAATAGCTTTTCCCAGGAGTTAGCAGCAGCCTGGGCAGCAGAAATGGTGAAAGTGGGAGACTGGTGTCTTAGTTTGGATTCCCCCAAAAGTacagcctgagacaaggatttggcAGCAAGAAGTTTATTTGGAAGGAGATCCCAGGAAGCActgtgagggtgtggagaagtgGGGAGGCTGGTGGGTATGGGCAGCCCTGAAAGCTTCTCTATAattgcccctctctctctctccctccctctttccttctctttctccccctcccccacagatgcgcatatatacatataatttttaaaacaaaaataagatctTACTGTGCTTTCTGATTGTTTTGCTTGACTCTCTTGGACATCATTCCACATCAGTAGATGTATTCTATACCAAAACTGTCAATGGCGGAATAGTATTCCATTGGGAGGACACATCCCATCAGACATTTGTTCTTTCTAATTCTGGTTGACATAAACAAAGATATGACAAACAAGATAAATCTTTCTACAATGTGGCTGTGCACACATCGTCCCCTTATTTCTCTCCTGCTCAAAACCCACCAAGAGCTTCCCATTACCCACATGGCAAAGCCTCACTTCTATAACTTGGCCTTTGAGTCTGTCCTGTGTCTGCCTGGAACTTCCCTCTCCCCTACCCCAGCCAGGCAGTTTGAGCCACTGGATCTTTACAGGCCCTGTCCATTCCCGCATCTGCACCTTTGCTCTGGCTGTGTTCCCAGCCTGGGCTGCCCTCTCCCTCTCACACTGCTTGGCCCCACCCCAAGGGTCTCTACCTCCTTCAGAACTCTACCCTTCAGTGactgagtcttctctttttcatgATCCCTTCTTGTATGGTTCACTCAGAAGGCACTTTGCACAGTCTTGTATCTGCTCTCCCTTCAGGGGAATTTTTCACTTCCCAACAACGCTGGAACCAGCGAGCATACACTATTGTGTCTACAGCGCTCAAAAGGGCACCTCACACACACAGGCACCTCCTGGGTCAAAGTTTGCTGATGGTGAGCTTCATCTTTCTCCCTGGAATGAGGGTGGAGACGGAAAGACGCGCCTCTGTGTCCTTCCCGCTCACTGCGGGCCTGTGACCACAGTGCCCGATCTCAGCTTATGCCCAAGGCCAGAAGACCCACGGGGACAGCTAATGCACTGCCCACGGTCCCCATCTCCTGGAGACAGGGACGAAGGTAcaaaggaggaggtgggaatggTCATTCTGGCTCTAGACACCAGGACTTCTGGGAAGGGGAGCTGAACAGGAGTGGAGGGGGGGGGAAGGAAACTCTGGGGTGCTAATCCCAGCTTCCTGTCTGGATTTTCTTCGGCTGCCGCTCAGGGCCTATCTTAGGATGGTCACAGCTGCCGAAACAGATCTCTCCCTTCACCTGTTCTTAAGCAAAGAAGACCTTGATAACTTCCTGTCGAAAGAATGCAAGCTTTGGTAATTTTTCCGGGATGAAGGGCAATAATGGGGTCACTGATGTTAAACTCCCCAGACTTTgccacctctttggagcagtggCCCCCCTTGACCAGGAACCGGGGAGCAAACAGGCGCCAGCCTTTTCGGTGAACTTGGTCGGTGTTTCCTTCCTTGGTGGCCTCCGGAAACCACTCTTGGCCCGCAGGACGGCCCTCTGACTCGGAGTGACAGGGAGCAAatcctctgccttcctcattcacctgcccctggcccccagcctgaTCCAACGGAATTCTCTACTCCTAACTCATCATCCTAGTCAGCTGGGCACTGGGCCCCAAAAACCAAGTGTCCGAGTTGGGGCGGACCTCCCCAGCCACTCACGCATTCACTCAAACAAACTCGGCCCCCCAGGCTCCGTGCCCGGGATGCCCAAGGGTGCGAGGTACAGCGAGGGATGAGCCGCGATGCCCAGGCAGCCACGGCGCGGGGGTTTGGATGTGGACATCTGGGAGAGGGTTGGGCctccgggggtgggggtgagggtccTCGGGACCCCTCGTCCCTAGATgtggagagagaagagcaggagGCGGCGACAAAGGGCGAACGTCCCAGGCACCCGAACGCTGGCGGGACCCGCGCATGCGTAGGAGGAGACTTTGGCGTCGCCCAGCGTCGTCAAGGTAACCCTGATCCGCAGCAGCTGGCCATGGCCTCAGGGACTGGAGGGAGCTGGGGTCATCGCCCAGCGCAGACTGCAGCCCCGACGGTGAAGGCTGAGTCGGGGACCAGAGCCTGCCTTTATCTGGAAGGCcttgggggcggggtggaggggtgggctgACTTggggagctgtccctggaggGTCCGAACCCTGGAGGAGTGGGGGGGTGGGTGAGGAGAGCGACCCCAGCCAGAGAGGAAGAGACTTGACAGGGAGGCCATGGGGGCGCGGAGGGGAGAAGCTCCTGCGAGGTTAGGGAAGCGACTCACGGCGTGGGGAGCGAGGGGGGgtccccatcccttccccacctagCCTGACTgagtctcctcctccccccagccctgggtgACCATTCTGCAGCCCCTCCTGTGGGCCATCCCACCTCCGTCCCCACAGCCGGGCCGCGTGAAGGAAGGTGAGACTCCGGGATCTCCCCATTTTGTACCCCCCTCTGCCCGGCACATTCTCTGGGCGTCCTTGctgcacccctccttcccccgctCTCCTCCCGGAGCTGGAGTTGGGGAAAAGGCCCTGGGGTCGGGGCAAGGGCAGGGGGAGTTCTGGCGCGGGCTTGCTGAACTCCCGTCCCCTAGACCTGCTGCAACTGATGGTGCTGCAGAACGCGCAGATGCACCAGCTGCTTCTGAGTGGCCAGGTGGCAGCGGCGCTCAACCAGGGCCTTGCCTGGTCCGGCCCGCAGGTGcgtgggctggaggtgggggagtgggggtgggctaCCAGGGCTGCCCACATGCAGGGCCAGAGGTGGGCATCCATTTAGGGGTCCCCCCACCTTGAGAAAAAGGGTCAGGCAACAGAGGAGCCAGAAGCCAGCCCCCATCTATCTGGCTAGGTCTGTTTGGcatctgttatgtgccaggccccCGTGTCAGCCTCCATGGAGCGGAGGTAGCGGGTCCCAAAATCCAGACCACTCAGGTCTTGTTTTCAAGGTTTCCCTGCAGTGAATCCCCCACTGGACTGCAGACCCAGGAGGGCAGGCACCACTGTACCCTGGGCCTGCAGTGTGCCTGATACTTATTGGGGTTCAATTGCTATTTgttgaacaagtgaatgaataaatgaatgactatgAATACACGGCAACTTTGGCTGTGACTGGCACAAAGTGTGAGGGCCACCTACCTGGTTGGGGTGTGAGGAACATCCCCTTGGAGGAGCAAGTGGCCTTAGAACCAGCCCTTGAAAGCCAGGTAGGATTCTGATGCTTGGAGGAGGCGAGGGGTGTGTCCACCATCTAGGTGGGCAGGGGCAGAATCAGGAGACAGAATGGAGGAAACCCTGTGTATATGTGGAGGacggggggagtggggaggtgatGGGTTcatgggagggggaggagctcTAAGGCTGAGCCTTATTCAGCCAGCAATGGGCAGCCTGAGACGTCTGGAGGGGTGACAGCTGG
This genomic stretch from Physeter macrocephalus isolate SW-GA unplaced genomic scaffold, ASM283717v5 random_69, whole genome shotgun sequence harbors:
- the PRR29 gene encoding LOW QUALITY PROTEIN: proline-rich protein 29 (The sequence of the model RefSeq protein was modified relative to this genomic sequence to represent the inferred CDS: substituted 1 base at 1 genomic stop codon) encodes the protein MSRDAQAATARGFGCGHLGEGWASGGGGEGPRDPSSLDVEREEQEAATKGERPRHPNAGGTRACVGGDFGVAQRRQGNPDPQQLAMASGTGGSWGHRPAQTAAPTPWVTILQPLLWAIPPPSPQPGRVKEDLLQLMVLQNAQMHQLLLSGQVAAALNQGLAWSGPQVYLEGQQEAAYEEEEETKAQEEGPLVFHHHYLPCLMPALGPLLPWPAPLLSPPLPQPCLQHLAPVQHYPSTSGKRRAXVRPGVWVLPEPCSGAGLEELARGQAGVGKLVGEIPEASLGPLTGLFLFSPCPRRAVPPPPPPSATGTVGVDVPPASDYYDAESLP